A portion of the Musa acuminata AAA Group cultivar baxijiao chromosome BXJ1-1, Cavendish_Baxijiao_AAA, whole genome shotgun sequence genome contains these proteins:
- the LOC108953677 gene encoding G-type lectin S-receptor-like serine/threonine-protein kinase B120 codes for MLVPMAVACCVKLPGLRCALLLSVLSVLCFLSHASDTIVPDQPLRDGESLISAGGIFELGFFSPGKSSNRYVGIWYHNFSTNTVLWVANRQNPVKDTTGVLAIAADGNLVILDDGNSSLWSSNASTASSDSVLRLTDDGNLVLNNSGSVAWQSFDYPTDTYMPGMKVGLDLRTKVSQKLTSWASEDDPAPGNFSLSMDPRESTQIFMWEGTKPRWRSGRWNGQVFIGIQGMVAQYIYGFKLNNFVQEQKMYFYYDAFNSSHRYVLTWYGIERHMIWKNDTNDWYQYWAQPITPCEVYNQCGKNAACTDSASPICSCLHGFVPASSEEWDGGNWSSGCVRRTALGCRMNNSSGDGGGDGFQTLQGVKLPDISDWNTDVGADSSECQDRCLRNCSCTAYAVVTGIGCLIWGVDLLDIQVFSIGGNDLFLRLASSELDDNKKNTAVLIVTVVLAVILSLGLIFLLWKCRRRIRNLFRRPINEEGLSMFSSGGGSRDRSGSVRVNYESNDESLSELQLWSFDFVQSATKSFSDSNLVGEGGFGPVYKGLLPEGQEIAVKRLSRSSGQGIEEFKNEVVLISKLQHRNLVRLLGCCIHEQERILIYEYMPNKSLDAFLYDQTKKNLLDWTTRCNIIEGIARGLLYLHRDSRLRIIHRDLKASNILLDEEMNPKISDFGMARIFGNDDNETNTQRVVGTFGYMAPEYAMQGLFSVKSDVYSFGVLLLEILSGKRNSTYHHPELGINLIALAWKLWNEDRVMEFVDPVLAQPCTSKQLVRCINVGLLCVQDRPIDRPSMASVVVMLESETSVPALPRQPTFTTDRTFSETDSSTIDLKAMSVNDSITMLTGR; via the exons ATGCTCGTACCCATGGCTGTTGCCTGCTGTGTCAAGCTTCCCGGTCTCCGATGTGCTCTGCTTCTCTCTGTTCTCTCAGTGCTGTGTTTCCTGTCTCATGCAAGCGACACCATCGTGCCAGACCAGCCGTTGCGCGACGGCGAGTCATTGATCTCGGCCGGCGGGATCTTCGAGCTGGGATTCTTTAGCCCCGGGAAGTCCTCCAACCGCTACGTGGGAATTTGGTACCACAACTTCTCCACGAACACAGTCTTGTGGGTCGCCAACAGGCAAAACCCGGTGAAGGACACCACCGGCGTTCTGGCCATCGCCGCGGACGGGAATCTTGTTATTCTGGACGACGGCAACAGCAGCCTGTGGTCGTCGAACGCCTCGACGGCGTCCAGTGACTCCGTGCTACGGCTCACGGACGACGGGAATCTGGTGCTCAACAACTCGGGGAGCGTCGCGTGGCAGAGCTTCGACTACCCGACCGACACGTACATGCCGGGCATGAAGGTGGGGCTCGACCTGAGGACGAAGGTGAGCCAGAAGCTCACGTCGTGGGCGAGCGAGGACGACCCCGCCCCGGGCAATTTCTCCCTGAGCATGGATCCCAGGGAGTCGACGCAGATCTTCATGTGGGAAGGGACGAAGCCGCGGTGGCGGTCGGGGAGGTGGAACGGGCAGGTGTTCATCGGCATACAGGGCATGGTGGCGCAGTACATCTACGGCTTCAAGCTCAACAATTTCGTGCAAGAACAGAAGATGTACTTCTACTACGACGCCTTCAACAGCTCGCACCGGTACGTGCTAACCTGGTATGGCATCGAGAGGCACATGATCTGGAAGAACGACACTAACGACTGGTATCAGTACTGGGCACAGCCGATCACCCCTTGCGAGGTCTACAACCAGTGCGGCAAGAACGCAGCATGCACCGACAGCGCCTCGCCGATATGTAGCTGCTTGCATGGGTTCGTGCCGGCGTCGAGCGAGGAGTGGGACGGTGGCAATTGGTCGAGTGGGTGCGTGAGGAGGACAGCTTTGGGTTGCAGGATGAATAACAGCAGTGGAGATGGGGGAGGTGATGGATTCCAGACTTTGCAAGGGGTGAAGCTGCCAGATATATCAGATTGGAACACCGACGTGGGAGCGGATTCGAGTGAGTGCCAAGATCGGTGCTTGAGGAATTGCTCATGTACAGCATACGCGGTGGTGACAGGGATCGGGTGTTTGATTTGGGGTGTGGATTTGTTGGACATTCAGGTGTTCTCGATTGGCGGCAACGACTTGTTTCTTCGGCTCGCCAGCTCTGAATTGG ATGACAACAAGAAGAACACGGCAGTCCTCATAGTTACAGTTGTTCTAGCAGTGATCCTCTCACTGGGTTTAATCTTTCTATTGTGGAAGTGCAGGAGGAGAATAAGAA ATCTATTTCGACGGCCAATTAACGAAGAAGGACTATCAATGTTTTCTTCCGGAGGTGGAAGTAGAGATCGTTCGGGGTCAGTTCGAGTTAATTATGAAAGTAACGATGAAAGTTTGTCGGAATTACAACTGTGGAGTTTTGATTTTGTACAAAGTGCTACCAAATCATTTTCGGACTCAAATTTGGTCGGTGAAGGTGGCTTCGGTCCTGTTTACAAG GGTTTGCTGCCTGAAGGCCAAGAAATTGCAGTGAAGAGACTTTCTAGGAGTTCAGGACAGGGAATTGAGGAATTTAAGAATGAGGTGGTGCTGATATCAAAGCTACAACACAGAAATCTTGTTAGGCTTTTAGGATGTTGCATTCATGAACAGGAGAGGATATTGATCTATGAGTACATGCCCAACAAAAGCTTGGATGCCTTCCTTTATG ATCAGACAAAGAAAAACCTGCTCGACTGGACTACTCGGTGCAACATTATCGAAGGGATTGCTAGGGGGCTACTGTACCTTCACAGGGATTCGAGGCTTCGAATAATTCATCGTGACCTCAAGGCTAGCAATATTTTGCTCGACGAAGAGATGAATCCTAAAATATCAGACTTTGGCATGGCAAGGATTTTTGGAAATGATGACAACGAGACGAACACGCAGCGAGTGGTTGGGACATT TGGTTATATGGCTCCTGAGTATGCAATGCAAGGACTTTTCTCAGTGAAGTCTGATGTCTACAGCTTTGGAGTTCTATTACTCGAAATTCTTAGCGGAAAAAGGAACAGCACATACCATCATCCAGAGCTGGGAATCAATCTCATAGCATTA GCTTGGAAGCTATGGAATGAAGACAGGGTGATGGAGTTTGTCGATCCAGTCTTGGCCCAGCCGTGTACCAGTAAACAGCTAGTCCGATGCATCAATGTCGGGCTTTTATGCGTGCAGGATCGCCCAATCGATCGACCAAGTATGGCTTCAGTTGTTGTGATGTTGGAGAGTGAGACTTCCGTTCCTGCTCTTCCTAGGCAGCCTACTTTCACGACGGATAGAACCTTCAGTGAAACTGACTCATCAACGATAGATCTAAAGGCCATGTCAGTAAATGATTCGATCACTATGCTCACAGGAAGATAG
- the LOC135606316 gene encoding uncharacterized protein LOC135606316 isoform X1 — MLPHQPWGFQDRKGRRDMTERSCGAPKQKKESRAEERMPTVWFALKKSLHCKTEPSDVHDPKARGHLGSILTRRPGRSGCSRSIANLKDVIHGSKRHLERPPSCSPRSIGSSEFLNPITHEVILSNSRCELRIAGFGGCPDGEAYVGTLRPGTPLQSNTSHRGTNTTPPRKPPTLLGGRDGHGIVGSSLSSSVLGNGGVAVHHAASTPKFSHEADSQTKRHSAAVTCHKCGEQFGKQEALESHHLSNHAVTELVEGDSSRKIVEIICRASWLKPESSCIRIERVLKVHNMQKTLSRFEEYRELVKNKASKLAKKHPRCLADGNELLRFHGTTMACSLGTNGSSSLCSSEKCNVCRIIRHGFSAKKEVKGGIGVFTTSTSGRAFETIETYDDDDDGDPSIKKALLVCRVIAGRVHKPLDNYQELAGHSGFDSMAGKVGLYANIEELYLLNPRALLPCFVVICRT, encoded by the exons ATGCTTCCTCACCAACCATGGGGTTTCCAAG ATAGGAAGGGAAGGAGAGACATGACAGAGAGAAGCTGTGGAGCACCGAAGCAGAAGAAAGAAAGCAGGGCAGAGGAGAGGATGCCGACCGTCTGGTTTGCTCTCAAGAAGTCTCTCCACTGCAAGACCGAGCCATCGGATGTGCACGATCCAAAGGCCAGAGGGCATCTGGGCTCCATCTTGACGAGGAGGCCAGGGAGGTCTGGCTGCTCCCGATCCATTGCCAACCTCAAAGATGTCATCCATGGGAGCAAGAGACACCTCGAGAGGCCACCGAGCTGCAGCCCGCGGTCCATCGGGAGCAGTGAGTTCCTCAACCCGATCACCCACGAGGTGATCCTTAGCAACTCCAGGTGTGAGTTGAGGATCGCCGGGTTTGGAGGCTGTCCTGATGGTGAGGCCTATGTGGGCACCCTCAGGCCGGGGACTCCCCTTCAAAGCAATACTTCGCACAGGGGAACCAACACCACACCTCCAAGGAAACCTCCCACCCTGTTGGGTGGCAGAGATGGCCATGGCATTGTGGGTTCATCTCTTTCTAGTTCTGTGCTTGGTAACGGAGGTGTTGCagtccaccatgctgcttcaacaccTAAATTTTCTCATGAAGCAGATTCACAAACAAAGAGACACTCTGCTGCTGTGACCTGCCACAAATGCGGGGAGCAATTCGGGAAGCAGGAAGCCTTGGAATCTCACCACCTATCCAACCATGCAG TGACTGAACTTGTGGAAGGAGATTCCTCGAGAAAGATAGTTGAAATCATCTGCAGAGCAAGCTGGTTGAAACCCGAGAGCAGCTGCATCCGAATCGAGCGGGTCCTAAAGGTGCATAACATGCAGAAAACTCTCTCCCGATTCGAGGAGTACAGAGAACTAGTGAAGAACAAAGCGAGCAAACTCGCGAAGAAGCACCCTCGGTGCCTGGCCGACGGCAATGAGCTGCTGAGGTTCCATGGCACGACGATGGCATGTTCACTTGGCACGAATGGCTCCTCTAGCCTTTGCTCGTCGGAGAAGTGCAACGTTTGCCGGATCATCAGGCATGGCTTCTCTGCAAAGAAAGAAGTGAAGGGAGGCATCGGGGTGTTTACGACCTCTACCAGTGGTAGAGCATTCGAAACTATCGAAAcatacgacgacgacgacgacggcgatCCTTCCATCAAGAAAGCATTGCTGGTCTGCAGAGTGATTGCAGGGAGAGTGCACAAGCCTTTGGACAACTACCAGGAGCTCGCAGGCCACTCTGGGTTCGATTCAATGGCCGGGAAGGTGGGTCTCTATGCCAACATCGAGGAGCTCTACTTGCTGAACCCGAGAGCTCTGCTGCCATGCTTTGTGGTGATTTGTAGAACCTGA
- the LOC135606316 gene encoding uncharacterized protein LOC135606316 isoform X2 — protein sequence MTERSCGAPKQKKESRAEERMPTVWFALKKSLHCKTEPSDVHDPKARGHLGSILTRRPGRSGCSRSIANLKDVIHGSKRHLERPPSCSPRSIGSSEFLNPITHEVILSNSRCELRIAGFGGCPDGEAYVGTLRPGTPLQSNTSHRGTNTTPPRKPPTLLGGRDGHGIVGSSLSSSVLGNGGVAVHHAASTPKFSHEADSQTKRHSAAVTCHKCGEQFGKQEALESHHLSNHAVTELVEGDSSRKIVEIICRASWLKPESSCIRIERVLKVHNMQKTLSRFEEYRELVKNKASKLAKKHPRCLADGNELLRFHGTTMACSLGTNGSSSLCSSEKCNVCRIIRHGFSAKKEVKGGIGVFTTSTSGRAFETIETYDDDDDGDPSIKKALLVCRVIAGRVHKPLDNYQELAGHSGFDSMAGKVGLYANIEELYLLNPRALLPCFVVICRT from the exons ATGACAGAGAGAAGCTGTGGAGCACCGAAGCAGAAGAAAGAAAGCAGGGCAGAGGAGAGGATGCCGACCGTCTGGTTTGCTCTCAAGAAGTCTCTCCACTGCAAGACCGAGCCATCGGATGTGCACGATCCAAAGGCCAGAGGGCATCTGGGCTCCATCTTGACGAGGAGGCCAGGGAGGTCTGGCTGCTCCCGATCCATTGCCAACCTCAAAGATGTCATCCATGGGAGCAAGAGACACCTCGAGAGGCCACCGAGCTGCAGCCCGCGGTCCATCGGGAGCAGTGAGTTCCTCAACCCGATCACCCACGAGGTGATCCTTAGCAACTCCAGGTGTGAGTTGAGGATCGCCGGGTTTGGAGGCTGTCCTGATGGTGAGGCCTATGTGGGCACCCTCAGGCCGGGGACTCCCCTTCAAAGCAATACTTCGCACAGGGGAACCAACACCACACCTCCAAGGAAACCTCCCACCCTGTTGGGTGGCAGAGATGGCCATGGCATTGTGGGTTCATCTCTTTCTAGTTCTGTGCTTGGTAACGGAGGTGTTGCagtccaccatgctgcttcaacaccTAAATTTTCTCATGAAGCAGATTCACAAACAAAGAGACACTCTGCTGCTGTGACCTGCCACAAATGCGGGGAGCAATTCGGGAAGCAGGAAGCCTTGGAATCTCACCACCTATCCAACCATGCAG TGACTGAACTTGTGGAAGGAGATTCCTCGAGAAAGATAGTTGAAATCATCTGCAGAGCAAGCTGGTTGAAACCCGAGAGCAGCTGCATCCGAATCGAGCGGGTCCTAAAGGTGCATAACATGCAGAAAACTCTCTCCCGATTCGAGGAGTACAGAGAACTAGTGAAGAACAAAGCGAGCAAACTCGCGAAGAAGCACCCTCGGTGCCTGGCCGACGGCAATGAGCTGCTGAGGTTCCATGGCACGACGATGGCATGTTCACTTGGCACGAATGGCTCCTCTAGCCTTTGCTCGTCGGAGAAGTGCAACGTTTGCCGGATCATCAGGCATGGCTTCTCTGCAAAGAAAGAAGTGAAGGGAGGCATCGGGGTGTTTACGACCTCTACCAGTGGTAGAGCATTCGAAACTATCGAAAcatacgacgacgacgacgacggcgatCCTTCCATCAAGAAAGCATTGCTGGTCTGCAGAGTGATTGCAGGGAGAGTGCACAAGCCTTTGGACAACTACCAGGAGCTCGCAGGCCACTCTGGGTTCGATTCAATGGCCGGGAAGGTGGGTCTCTATGCCAACATCGAGGAGCTCTACTTGCTGAACCCGAGAGCTCTGCTGCCATGCTTTGTGGTGATTTGTAGAACCTGA
- the LOC135679902 gene encoding uncharacterized protein LOC135679902 — protein MAKVLPFLALLTLVYALPAASGGGGVIVGSGRSFRDLLRSYGLPAGIIPRAIESFDLDPSSGLLEVRFHRTCYARYDDGLAYFERVVRGNLSYGALSGVVGWSHEELFLWFPVKGILIADPSSGVILFDIGLAQKHLSVSAFEDPPDCQPAALAIFGKDEEPREDWILVDSS, from the coding sequence ATGGCTAAGGTGTTGCCTTTTCTAGCTCTCTTGACCCTCGTCTACGCCCTCCCTGCCGCCTCCGGCGGCGGCGGAGTCATCGTCGGCAGCGGCCGATCCTTCCGCGACCTCCTACGCAGCTACGGACTTCCCGCCGGCATCATCCCCAGGGCCATCGAGTCCTTCGACCTGGACCCCTCCTCCGGCCTCCTCGAGGTCCGATTCCACCGCACGTGCTACGCCCGCTACGACGACGGCCTCGCCTACTTCGAACGCGTGGTGAGGGGCAACCTCAGCTACGGCGCGCTCAGCGGGGTGGTCGGGTGGTCGCATGAGGAGCTCTTCCTATGGTTCCCCGTGAAGGGCATCCTCATCGCCGATCCCTCCTCCGGCGTCATCCTCTTCGACATCGGTCTGGCGCAGAAGCATCTCTCCGTGTCGGCCTTCGAGGACCCGCCCGACTGCCAGCCGGCGGCGCTGGCAATCTTCGGAAAGGATGAGGAGCCTCGCGAAGATTGGATCTTGGTGGACTCTTCCTGA
- the LOC135586818 gene encoding BTB/POZ domain-containing protein At3g22104-like, with translation MVPIWDHKVSQDIGCSIRYQLAYGDDSTLSPVSSSPVPATVSSSISDVAMTCDLEVDVNGEEIFLVDKEVLSSFSGKLRELTSKTLATSATRNLRVTLHGLPGGAEAFELMTRFCYNNGRTQMSPSNICLLHCIAHFMEMTGDLLSLTKKSLQGIPYWSWPEIMSCLKRCQDLIPVASSSGMLDKVICSLVGRITAVSDASPSGSSPETSAFRFSCDTGSTTSAKNSSNHRGTWWFDELVVLNLDMIEEIIRKMAVEKANHVAIGRFLMHYLKNVGVRSAAADKKKAAEVIIDLLYSLDGSSVSSKSLFGLLRVSSPLKLSKCCQTKLESMIGNQFDQATLDNLLIPAPAGMNSLYDVNLILRFLRSFHRSGGGDSANRSKQAGSLMDSYLAEVAPDSSLKPLKFLALITALPDEARDCDDAIYRAIDLYLEVHTQISDEEKMKICSAINYEKLSSESCKHIARNTKFPSRTAVRALISQQTKLRSLLKGTDQLRKPGHDPDRDDDDEHIILYAKKLDLTREHEKLKSQLQGMQWKVMELEKMCRKMQRQMSKAMKTRIAGSSGSRSLPRLCS, from the exons ATGGTGCCAATCTGGGACCATAAGGTCTCACAAGATATTGGATGCAGCATTAGGTACCAACTTGCATATGGTGATGATAGTACACTGTCCCCAGTCTCCTCCTCTCCTGTGCCTGCCACTGTTTCCTCATCCATCTCTGATG TGGCAATGACTTGTGATCTCGAAGTGGACGTCAATGGAGAAGAGATCTTCCTGGTTGACAAG GAAGTGCTTTCATCCTTCTCCGGCAAACTAAGGGAGTTGACCAGCAAAACGTTGGCCACTTCAGCTACAAGAAACCTCAGAGTGACCCTCCATGGCTTGCCCGGCGGGGCAGAGGCATTTGAGTTGATGACAAGGTTTTGCTACAACAATGGCAGAACTCAGATGAGTCCCAGCAACATCTGTCTTCTGCACTGCATCGCCCACTTCATGGAGATGACCGGCGACCTGCTAAGTCTGACTAAGAAATCTCTCCAGGGAATCCCTTACTGGTCATGGCCTGAGATCATGAGCTGCCTGAAACGGTGCCAAGATCTCATTCCGGTCGCGTCTTCCTCAGGGATGTTGGATAAAGTGATCTGCTCTCTGGTTGGGAGAATCACGGCGGTGAGTGACGCCAGTCCCTCAGGCTCCTCCCCTGAAACCTCAGCCTTCCGGTTCTCCTGCGACACCGGAAGCACTACAAGCGCAAAGAACAGCAGCAACCACCGAGGAACTTGGTGGTTCGATGAACTCGTAGTACTGAATCTTGACATGATCGAGGAGATCATAAGGAAGATGGCTGTTGAGAAGGCGAATCATGTTGCCATCGGTAGGTTCCTCATGCATTACCTCAAGAATGTTGGCGTGCGCAGCGCCGCAGCTGACAAGAAGAAGGCTGCTGAAGTCATCATCGACCTGCTCTACTCCCTCGACGGCAGCTCTGTGTCCTCCAAGAGCTTGTTTGGTCTTCTCCGAGTCTCATCTCCACTGAAGCTTAGCAAATGCTGCCAAACCAAGTTGGAGAGCATGATAGGAAACCAGTTCGATCAAGCAACACTGGACAATCTGCTAATTCCAGCCCCGGCAGGGATGAACAGCCTCTACGATGTGAATCTAATCCTAAGGTTCCTGAGATCTTTCCACAGAAGCGGGGGTGGAGATTCCGCAAACCGATCGAAGCAAGCTGGAAGCTTAATGGATTCATACTTGGCTGAAGTAGCACCAGATTCCTCTTTGAAGCCTCTGAAGTTTTTGGCACTGATCACAGCTCTGCCAGATGAAGCAAGAGATTGCGACGATGCGATCTACCGAGCCATCGACTTGTACCTCGAG GTTCATACTCAGATATCAGACGAGGAAAAGATGAAGATATGTAGTGCCATAAACTACGAGAAGCTGTCATCAGAGTCCTGCAAACACATCGCGAGGAACACCAAGTTCCCATCAAGAACAGCAGTCCGAGCTCTCATCTCTCAGCAAACCAAGCTCAGGAGTCTGCTCAAAGGGACGGACCAGTTGAGGAAGCCGGGACATGATCCAGaccgtgatgatgatgatgagcatatcATTCTTTACGCGAAGAAGCTCGATTTGACCAGAGAGCATGAGAAGCTGAAATCCCAGTTGCAAGGAATGCAATGGAAGGTGATGGAGCTGGAAAAGATGTGCCGGAAGATGCAAAGGCAGATGTCAAAGGCCATGAAGACTAGAATAGCAGGTTCGAGTGGTTCAAGATCACTTCCCAGGCTTTGCTCATGA
- the LOC135606472 gene encoding G-type lectin S-receptor-like serine/threonine-protein kinase At4g27290 produces the protein MEIILMPFLVFFLLQGAAVPVHGQTGDRVTSSSNPIADGRSLVSAGGIFELCFFAPGDAKKRFLGIRFKNIEEKTVVWVANRDAPLEDDHGALNLTDDGNLSLLSGTGVVLWSTNTSNAIGPVLQLLDSGNLVLTGGASNNILWQSFDHPTDTILAGMNIGFDYSRNLDTYLTSWKSDSDPSPGEYTYKMETRGVAQLVLWKGTTEMYRSGPWTGKGFSGRPNMSPNGLFNFRYTDNQSGLYYAFQVLDATVLARATLDHNGKFQRFMWTEGSSDWSLFWEVPEGQCDQYASCGVNGICTMLYSSSCNCLEGFVPKSPAEWSLRQYSDGCVRGTPLNCSTDGFRQVQNVKLPDTLNASATNRTLDECSDWCRNNCSCTAYAVFEQSKCVTWFGDLIDVRIFADGEDVLHVRLAASELESLNGDSGKKKTMKIVSITLPIGILLLVCVCLVLWLKCRRRTQGKRKSFQSKRDEEDELELPLFDILTIRTATNDFSNENIIGEGGFGPVYKGQLEDGVEIAVKRLSKDSVQGLHEFKTEVMLIAKLQHKNLVRLIGCCTEEDERILVYEYLNNKSLDAFIFDKTRGGLLDWQKRLEIITGIARGLLYLHHDSRLKIIHRDLKTSNILLDNEMNPKISDFGTARIFNVDQIEENTTRVVGTYGYMSPEYAMEGIFSEKSDVFSFGVMVLEILSGKRSRTVSPSEPCKNLLQHAWRLWKEGRCLELVDDALEDSYSNSKVTRFIQVGLLCVQEGSDDRPTMEDVFLMLSSEDVMLPQPSRPAFYTASAFQKDWTSINVIRITKIEEGR, from the exons ATGGAGATCATTCTGATGCCTTTCCTTGTGTTCTTTCTCCTGCAGGGAGCAGCAGTTCCTGTTCATGGTCAAACAG GGGATAGAGTGACTTCCAGCAGCAATCCCATTGCGGATGGCCGCAGCTTAGTCTCGGCCGGaggaatcttcgagctctgcttctTCGCTCCCGGTGACGCAAAGAAGCGCTTCCTGGGGATACGGTTCAAGAACATCGAAGAGAAGACCGTGGTCTGGGTCGCCAACAGGGACGCCCCTCTGGAGGACGACCATGGCGCCCTCAATCTGACGGATGATGGAAATCTATCACTACTCAGCGGCACTGGTGTCGTTCTGTGGTCTACCAACACGTCGAACGCCATCGGTCCTGTTCTGCAGCTCTTGGACTCCGGCAATCTCGTGTTGACCGGAGGAGCCTCCAACAACATACTATGGCAGAGCTTCGATCATCCCACTGACACGATCCTGGCCGGCATGAACATAGGATTCGACTACAGCAGAAACCTCGACACGTACCTGACGTCGTGGAAGAGTGACTCCGATCCTTCTCCGGGGGAGTACACTTACAAGATGGAGACTCGAGGAGTCGCACAGCTCGTCTTGTGGAAGGGGACTACGGAGATGTACCGCAGCGGGCCGTGGACAGGGAAGGGATTCAGCGGCCGGCCAAACATGTCGCCGAACGGCTTGTTCAACTTCCGGTACACTGACAACCAGTCTGGGCTGTACTACGCCTTCCAAGTCCTCGATGCTACCGTTCTTGCGCGAGCCACTTTGGATCACAACGGGAAGTTTCAGCGCTTCATGTGGACGGAGGGGAGCAGCGACTGGAGCCTCTTCTGGGAGGTCCCCGAGGGCCAATGCGACCAGTACGCCTCATGCGGAGTCAACGGCATCTGCACCATGCTCTACTCTTCTAGTTGCAATTGTTTGGAGGGGTTCGTTCCCAAGTCGCCCGCGGAATGGAGCCTGAGGCAGTACTCCGATGGCTGCGTGAGGGGAACGCCCTTAAACTGTTCGACGGATGGGTTTCGTCAAGTGCAGAATGTGAAGCTGCCCGATACGCTCAACGCCAGCGCTACGAATCGGACGCTTGATGAGTGCAGCGACTGGTGCCGGAACAACTGTTCTTGCACTGCGTATGCTGTGTTCGAACAAAGCAAGTGTGTGACATGGTTTGGAGATCTCATCGACGTTAGAATATTTGCTGATGGGGAAGATGTGCTGCACGTTCGGCTTGCAGCTTCTGAATTGG AATCTCTAAATGGTGACTCAGGCAAAAAGAAGACCATGAAGATTGTGTCCATTACCTTACCAATTGGCATTCTTCTGTTAGTCTGTGTGTGTCTAGTTTTGTGGTTGAAGTGCAGAAGAAGAACACAAG GCAAAAGAAAGAGCTTCCAATCCAAAAGAGACGAAGAAGATGAGCTGGAGTTACCGCTGTTCGACATTCTTACCATTAGAACAGCCACAAATGACTTTTCCAATGAAAATATAATCGGAGAAGGCGGATTTGGCCCTGTTTACAAG GGCCAGTTGGAAGATGGAGTGGAGATTGCTGTCAAAAGGTTGTCAAAAGATTCTGTGCAGGGCCTGCATGAGTTCAAAACAGAGGTTATGCTAATTGCCAAACTTCAACACAAAAATCTTGTTCGTCTGATTGGCTGTTGCACTGAGGAGGATGAACGGATCCTGGTCTATGAGTACTTGAATAACAAGAGCTTGGATGCTTTCATTTTTG ACAAAACTAGGGGAGGACTGTTGGATTGGCAAAAGCGCCTTGAAATTATTACAGGAATTGCTCGGGGACTTCTTTACCTTCACCATGATTCAAGGTTGAAAATTATACACAGAGATCTAAAGACAAGTAATATTCTGCTTGACAATGAGATGAACCCCAAAATCTCAGACTTTGGCACGGCAAGAATCTTCAACGTGGATCAAATCGAAGAAAACACTACCAGAGTAGTCGGGACATA TGGATACATGTCACCAGAGTACGCGATGGAAGGTATATTCTCGGAAAAGTCTGATGTTTTCAGCTTTGGTGTCATGGTGTTGGAAATCTTAAGTGGAAAGAGGAGCAGAACTGTCAGTCCATCGGAGCCTTGTAAAAATCTTCTGCAACAT GCATGGAGGCTATGGAAGGAAGGCAGATGCTTGGAGCTGGTTGATGACGCCTTGGAGGATTCCTATTCCAATTCTAAAGTGACACGATTCATCCAAGTGGGActtttgtgtgtacaagaaggaagTGATGACAGGCCAACAATGGAGGATGTGTTTTTGATGCTAAGCAGTGAGGATGTGATGCTGCCTCAACCCAGCCGCCCTGCTTTCTACACAGCAAGTGCTTTCCAAAAAGATTGGACTTCCATCAATGTTATCAGAATAACAAAAATAGAAGAAGGTAGATGA